In Actinomadura luteofluorescens, the sequence GCGCCGATGGACACGCAGAAGAACGGCAGGCCGACGGCGAAGTTGGCGGTCCCGTCGATGGGGTCGACGAACCAGCGCAGGTCGCCGTCCCCGCCGTCTCCGCCGCCCACGCCGCCTTCCTCGCCGACGACGACGCTGCCGGGGGTGTGCTCGGCCAGCACCTCCCGGATCGTCTCCTCCGCCGCCCGGTCGTGCACGGTGACCGGGTCGTGGATGTCGCGCTTGAGATCGACCTCGGGACGCGACCGGAACGCCGTCCGCAGACGGTCCCCCGTGGCGCGGGCGGCGAGTTCGGCGATCCCGGCGAGCTCCCGCGAGGCGGGGACGTCGACGCTCATTGTTCTCCTTCGATCACGACAAGGTCACGAATGCGCACATGACGACCGTATCCGAGTGCCGCGAGGGGCCCGGGCGGGCCCTTTGTTACAGAGCCTCCGGCTCGGGCAGTGGGTCCCTGTGCCGGATCCGGCGTCGCCGTCCAAGGGAAAGAACATGAGGTACAAGATCGACAAAGGCACGGTCGTCGTGGTGACGGGAGCCTCCGGCGGCATCGGACGCGCCGCCGCGGTCGCGTTCGCGCGCCGCGGGGCCCGGGTCGCCCTCCTGGCCCGCGGGGACGAGGGCCTGGAGTCGGCCGCCTCCGACGTCGAGGCCGCCGGCGGGCGCGCGCTGCCGATCAGCGTGGACGTCGCCGACCCCCGCGCGGTGGACGAGGCGGCGGAGCGGGCCGAGAAGGAGCTCGGGCCGATCGGCGTGTGGGTCAACGTGGCGTTCTCCTCGGTGTTCGCGCCGTTCTGGGAGATCGAGCCGGAGGAGTTCAGGCGCACCACCGAGGTCACCTACCTCGGCTACGTCAACGGCACCAGGGCCGCGCTGCGGCGGATGATGCCGCGCGACCGCGGCGTGATCGTCCAGTGCGGGTCGGCGCTGGCCTACCGGGGCATCCCCCTGCAGAGCGCGTACTGCGGCTCCAAGCACGCCGTCCAGGGGCTGCACGACTCGCTGCGGGCCGAGCTGATGCACGAGCGCAGCGGCGTGAAGCTGACGATGGTGCAGATGCCCGCGGTCAACACGCCCCAGTTCGACTGGGTGCTGAACCGGATGCCGCGCCGCCCGCAGCCCGTCCCGCCCATCTACCAGCCGGAGATCGCGGCGGACGCGCTCGTCTACGCCGCCGAGCATCCCCGGCGCCGGGAGTACTGGGTCGGCGCCAGCACGGTCGGCACGCTCCTCGCCGACAAGTTCGCCACGGGGCTGCTGGACCGCTACCTGGCCCGGACAGGCTTCGCGTCCCAGCAGACCGAGCAGCGCACGCGTCCGGACCAGCCCGCGAACCTGTGGGAGCCGGCGGACGACGCCCCGGGCCACGACCACGGCAGCCACGGGCGGTTCGACGAGCAGGCGCACGCGAGGAGCCCGCAGGTGTGGGCGGGGCGCCACAAGTACCTGGTGGGAGCGGCGACGGCCGGCGCCGCGGCGGGGGCCGCCGCGGGCGCCGCCAGGCTCCTGCGGCGATGACGCACGAGACGACGAAGGAGAGAGCGATGGCGCAGCAAGTGGCCGACTACGTCCTCCGGCGGCTGACCGAGTGGGGCGTGAAGCGCGTCTACGGATATCCGGGCGACGGCATCAACGGGCTGCTCGGCGCGTTCGACCGCGCCGAGGGCGAGCCGGAGTTCGTCCAGACGCGGCACGAGGAGATGGCCGCGTTCATGGCCTGCGGCCACGCGAAGTTCACCGGCGAGGTCGGCGTGTGCGCGGCGACGTCCGGTCCGGGCGCGATCCACCTGCTGAACGGCCTGTACGACGCGAAGCTGGACCACCAGCCGGTCGTGGCGATCGTCGGGCAGCAGAAGCGCCTGGCGCAGGGCACGCACTACCAGCAGGAGGTCAACCTGGAGAACCTGTTCTCCGACGTCTCGGAGTTCTGCCAGATCGTCATGCACCCCGGCCAGATGCGGCACGTCATCGACCGGGCGTTCAAGACCGCCCTGACCACCCGCGGCGTATCGACGATCATCATTCCGGAGGACGTCCAGGAGGCCGACGCGGTGCCGTCGCCGCCCAAGGAGCACGGCTCGGTGTACTCCAGCGTGGGGTGGAGCAGGCCCCGCGTGCTGCCCGACCCCGACGAGCTGCGCAAGGCCGCCGACGTCCTCAACGAGGGCACGAAGGTCGCGATGCTGATCGGCCAGGGCGCCGCCGGCGCCGAGGCCGAGGTGATCGAGACGGCCGAGCTGCTCGGCGCCGGCATCGCCAAGGCGCTGCTCGGCCGCGAGGTCGTCCCCGACGACCTGCCGTTCGTCACCGGTCCCATCGGCCTGCTCGGGTCCAAGGCCAGCGACGAGATGATGATGAACTGCGACGTGCTGTTCATGATCGGCACGAGCTTCCCGTACGCCGAGTGGCTGCCGGACGAGGGCAGCTGCCGGGGCGTCGAGATCGACATCGACGGGCGCATGATCGGCATCCGCTACCCGATGGACGCGCACGTCGTCGGGGACGCGAAGGAGACGCTCCGGGAGCTGATCCCGCTGCTGCGCCGCAAGGAGGACCGCTCCTGGCGCGAGGAGATCGAGGAGAACGTCCGCGCCTGGGACGCGGTCATGGACAAGCGGGCCGCCCAGAGCTTCGAGGGAAAGATCAACCCGCAGGCCGTGGCGCACGAGCTGTCGCCGCTGCTGCCGGACGGCGCGATCCTCACCGCCGACTCCGGGTCGGCCACCAACTGGTGGGCCCGGCACATCAAGCTCCGCGACGGGATGCGGGCGTCGCTGTCGGGCACCCTCGCCACGATGGGGCCCGGCGTCCCGTACGCCATCGCCGCCCGGTTCGCCTACCCCGACCGGCCGGTGATCTGCTTCGTCGGCGACGGCGCGTTCCAGATGAACGGGATGAACGAGATGCTCACCGTGAAGCGGTACGCCGACCGGATGGCCGGCTCGCCGCTGATCTTCGCGGTGTTCAACAACCAGGACCTCAACCAGGTCACCTGGGAGCAGCGCGCGATGGGCGGCGACCCCAAGTACGAGGGCTCGCAGCGCATCCCGGACTTCCCGTACTCGAAGTACGCCGAGCTCTGCGGCCTCAAGGGGATCTACTGCGACGATCCCGGGAAGGTCACCGACGCCTGGCGGGAGGCCCTGGCGAGCGACCGTCCCGTCGTCCTGGAGTTCGTGGTGGACAACGAGATCGCCCCGATCCCGCCGCACATCATGAAGGACCAGGCCAGAAAGGCCGTCAAGGCGGGCCTCAGGGACCCGCAGAAGCTCGGCATCGCGGCCCGCGGCTTCCGCCAGAAGCTGACCGACATGTACGAGAACATGCCGGGCCGCAGGCACGACTGACCGGCGTCCGGAGCGGAGCGGAGGACGACGGTCAGTCCCCCTCCGGGGGTGTGGGGGTCGCCCCCCACAATGACGGACTCCGCCGGCGTCCGGAGCGGAGCGCCAGCGGAGCGGAGGACGACGGTCAGTCCCCCTCCGGGGGCGTGGGGGTCGCCCCCCACAATGACGGAGGCCGCCGGCGGCCGGGTCAGAGTTCGGCTTCGGCGTAGTCCTCGGGGGAGAACTCGATGCGGGGCTGGGACCGCTCCAGGAGGTCGAACGCCTCGGGGACCGAGTCCGTCCAGCCGACGGCGTCCCAGATCTTGGGGCGGGCGAAGCCCTGCTCGGTGAGGCCCTTCATCAGCTCGCGCAGCGGCTCGTAGACGCCGGTCGGGTCGAGGATGACGATGGGCTTGTCGTGCATGGTCAGCACGCGGGCCGTCCACACCTCGAACAGCTCCTCCAGCGTGCCGATGCCGCCGGGCAGGACGAGGAACGCGTCGCTGCGCCGGTCCATCTCGCCCTTGCGGGCGCGCATGTCGGCGGTGACGACCAGCTCGTCGTTGTCCTCGTCGGAGATCTCGACGCTGACCAGCCCCTCGGGGATCACGCCGACCGTGCGGGCGCCGCCGGCCCGCGCGGCGCGGGCGACGGCGCCCATGCACGAGACCTGGGCGCCGCCGCTGACGAGGCTGTGGCCGCGCCGGGCCAGCTCGGCGCCGGCCTCGGCGGCGAGGTCGACGTAACGGCGGTCGATCTTGCCGCTGGACGAGCAGAACACGCAGACGGCGAGGGGTTTCCGGGAGTTCACCCGGCCCAATCTAACCGCTCCGTCCGGTCGGGGCCCGTCGATTTTCCGGCCTAGGCGGTGGCCAGGTCCCTGCGGCGCAGACCGAGCAGGCCGAGGGCGGACAGGACGGCCGCGACCGCGAGCAGCCAGAGCAGCGGCACGGCCGTGAACGCGTGCCCCGGCAGCTTCGGGACGTGGGTGAACGGCGAGACGTCCAGGACCCACTGGTTCAGGTCGAGCCCGGCTCCGAAGAGCGTCACGACCGCGAAGACCCCGACCGCGGCCCAGGCGCCGCCGGTGAGCCTCGGCGCGAGGCCGAACAGCGCGAGCGCGATCGCCGCGACCAGCCACACGGCGGGCAGCTGCGCGAGCGCGGCGAGCAGGACGCGCGGCACCTCGCGGCCGGGGTCGCCGGTGTCCAGGCCGTGCGCGAGACCGGCGGCCAGGCCCGCGACGCCGAGCCCGGCGACCGGGCCGAGCAGCGCGAAGACCAGGTGGCCCGACGCCCACCGCAGCCGTCCGACGGGGGTGGCGAGCAGCGGCTCGGCGCGCTGCGCGGTCTCCTCTGTGCGCAGCCGCAGCGTGGCCGAGACGGCGTAGGCGGCGGCGATCAGGCCGAGCATGCTCATGATCGAGGCGAAGTAGGCGTCGGTGATCCCGCCCTGCCCGCCGAGCCGGGTGAAGATCTTCGCCAGGTCGGGGTTGTCCTTGACCATGTCGCCGACGCCGCCCGCCACCGCGCCGTACACGACGCCGAGCGCGGCGAACCCGGCGAGCCAGCCGTAGAGGGCGCGGCTCTGCAGCCGCCAGCCGAGGCCGAGGGACCCCGAGAGCAGGCGCGGGGCGTCCGCGGAGCCGAGCCTGGGCGGCAGCACGCCCGCTCCCACGTCCCGGCGCGCCGACAGCAGGCCCGCGGCGGCGACGAGGAGGGCGGTGAGCGCGGCGACCGGCAGGAGCGTCCACCAGCGTTCCCCGCCGTAGGCGCGCAGGCGGTTCTCCCAGCCGAGCGGGGACAGCCAGCCCAGCCACGACAGCTCGTTGCCCGCGCCGCCGACGTCGGCGGCCATCCGGACCACGAACGCGGCGCCGAGCGCGGCGATCGCCGTGCCCCTGGCCGCGCCCGCGCCCTCGCTGAGCTGGGCGGTGACGCCCGCGACGGCGGCGAAGACGCACCCGGCGGCGGCCAGTTGCAGGCCGAACGCCAGCGAGCCCGCGAACGGCAGGCCCTGCGCGACCAGACCCGCGGTGAGCAGGGCGGCGAGGACGAGGTTCGCCGCCATCGTCACGGCGAGCGCGGCGGCCAGGCCCGCGCCGCGCCCGGTGACGGTGGCGCCGAGCAGCTCGCGGCGGCCCGCCTCCTCCTCGGTGCGGGTGTGCCGGACGACGGTGAGCACGCTGATCAGCGCGACGACCACCGGGATGAACCCGGACCGCTGGGCGATGATCGCGCCGAGGCTCGTGTCGTACAGCGGCCCGTAGAGGGCGAGGAACGTCGGGTTGTTCCCCGTCGTCCGCCCGTAGGCGAGGCGTTCGGCGGCCGTCGGGTAGAGGCTGTCGGTGGCCGCCACGAAGTTGATCGGGATCAGCGCCAGCACGATGACCCAGGACGGCAGCAGGAACCGGTCGCGGCGCAGGATCAGCCGGATCAGCCCGCCGGTCCCGGTGAGCGACCGCATCGGCGTCGCGCGGGACGGCCGGGCCGCCCGCGCCTCGTGGACCGCCGCGCTCATCGGGCGGCCTCCGATGCGAGCTCGTCCTTGTAGTGGCGCAGGAAGAGCTCCTCCAGCGTCGGCGGGCGGCTGCTCAGGCTCCGCACGCCGACCTCGGTGAGCTGCCGCAGCGCCGCGTCCAGCTCGGGCGTGTCCACCTCGAAGCGGATCTTGTTGCCGTCGATCCGGACGTCGTGCGCGCCGGGCAGGGGCAGCCCGTCCGGGGACGACGCCAGCTCGGCGTCGATGGACGTGCGGGTCAGGTGCCGCAGCTCGTCCAGCGTCCCGGACTCCACCGCGACGCCCTTGCGGATGATCGTCACGCGGTCGCAGAGCGCCTCGACCTCGGACAGGATGTGGCTGGACAGCAGCACGGTCCGGCCGTCGCGCCGCTCCTCCCGGACGCACTCCTGGAACACCTCCTCCATGAGGGGGTCCAGGCCGGAGGTGGGCTCGTCGAGCAGCAGCAGCTCGGCGTCGGACGCCAGCGCGGCGATGAGCCCGACCTTCTGCCGGTTGCCCTTGGAGTAGGCGCGGCCCTTCTTGCGCGGGTCGAGCTCGAACCGGTCGAGCAGCTCGGCCTTGCGCCGCGCGTTCACGCCGCCGCGCATCCGGCCGAGCAGGTCGATCACCTCGCCGCCGGACAGGTTCGGCCACAGCGTGACGTCGCCGGGGACGTAGGCGAGCCGGCGGTGCAGCTCGGTCGCGTCCCGCCACGGGTCGCCGCCGAGCAGCCGGGCGGTGCCCCCGTCGGCGCGCAGCAGGCCGAGCAGGACGCGGATGGTGGTGGACTTCCCGGCGCCGTTCGGGCCGAGGAACCCGTGCACCTCGCCGGGCCGGACGGTCAGGTCCAGGCCGTCCAGCGCGCGGGTCCGGCCGAAGTTCTTGACCAGGCCGGAGAGGGCTATGGGGGGCGTGTTCGTGGTCACCGGTCCTCCTCGTCGAGGGGTCGCCCGCCGGGGGCGGGCAGGTTCTTCAGGGCGGCGCGCGCCTGCGCCACCAGTTCGGGCGACAGGAGCCGGTCGTCGAGGACGTCCAGCATCGCCAGCGCCATGCGGGGGTAGCCGTCGCCCAGGAGGACGTCGGCGCCGAGGGCCCTGGACATGTGCTCGTGCAGGACGATCACGCCGAAGCTCATGCCGGTCAGGACGGTCGCGTAGCCGTGCAGGTCGTCGGTGCTCGGCGCGGCCATGCCGGGGGCGCCGCGTTCGAGCATCTCCTCGCTGAACGCGACCGCGTCGTCGAAGAGCACGGCCGCGGCGGCCGATCGGTCGGTCAGGGCGCGGGCCAGGTAGCGCTGGACCGGCAGGGCCGTCCGCATGGCGATGCCGAGGAAGCTCGGATTGGCCATCCCGCCGCGCAGGGCCTCCTGCTTGGTCTCGCGGATCACCTCGATCACGTGCTCGTCGCAGGCCGCGCGCAGGGCCTCCTTCGTCCCGTAGTGGTGCTGGACGAGGGCGGGCGACACCCCGGCGGCCTTGGCGATGCCCCGGATCGTGGCGCCCTTCACCCCGTGCTCGGCGAACTCCAGCAGGGCCGCGTCCCTGATCCGGGCGCGCCCGGTCAGGTCGTCGGCCCGCTCCCGCGTCGCCATCCCCACCCCCTGTACGGATGTTCAGTTGCCTGTACGCTTGTACACTGTACTCGCGTACAGGCTCCCGTCAACCGGTGCGGGGCGGACCGTCCGGGCGGCGGGTCAGCCCCCGGGAAGCTGGCCGAGCGTCACCTGGACCTGCTTCTTCGAGCCGTCCGGACGCTGGAGCTCGACCTTCACCGTCTGGCCGGGCCTGAGGTCCGCGAGGACGGTCGTCAGCGCCGTCTGGTCGGGCGTCGCGACGCCGTTCACCGAGAGGATCAGGTCGCCCGGCCGGATGCCCGCCTTGGCGGCGCCGCCGCCCTTCTCCACCTCCACGACGGCGACCGCCGAACGCCGGCCGGTCTGCGGGTCGACGATCGTGCGCACCACCACGCCGAGCGCGGCCCGGCCCGAGTTCGACACCTTCCCCGACTCGATGAGCTGCGGAACGATCCGCTTGACCGTGTCGCTCGGCGTCGCGAACCCGATGCCGGGCGCCGCGGCGCCGATCTGCGGGTCGGAGGCCGCCGCGGTGGGGATGCCGATCACCTGCCCGTCCAGCGTGACCAGGGCGCCGCCGCTGTTGCCCGGGTTGATGTCCGCGCTCGTCTGGATGGCGTCGGCGATCGTCGACCCCTGGAAGGCCCCCTCCCCCTTGGTCGACACCGTGCGGTGCAGCGCGGAGACGATCCCGTTCGTCACGCTTCCGGAGAGGCCGAGCGGATTGCCCATCGCCAGCACGATCTGCCCGACCTGCGCCTTGCCGGACTCGCCCCACGACGCCGGTTTCAGCGACACGCCGCCGACCTTGATGACGGCCAGGTCGTCGGCGGCGAACGCGCCGACCATCGAGGCGTTCGCCGGGGAACCGCCGCCGGACGAGGTGACCTGGATCTTCTTCGCCCCGGCGACCACGTGCGCGTTGGTGACGATGTCGCCCTGGGCGTCGAACACGACGCCCGACCCCTCCCCCTGATCGGTCTGGATCTTCACCACCGACGGCAGGACGGCGTCCACGACCTTCACGTACTGCTGCTGCAGGTCCGACCCGGCCCCGGACACCGGGGCCGACGTCCGCACCGACGCCGGCCCCGCGTTCCCGGCCCTCCCGGCGTTCTCGGACTTCCCGCTGCACCCGGCGAGCACCACCGCCCCGGCCAGCGCCGCCGCGCAACCCCTCGCCCTCGCGCTCCTGTCCACGCTCCACCTCCAGAGGGCACCGTTCCCGCCCGCCGGGCGGCGGGCGCCGCGCCGCGCGCGATTTTGCGACGTCATGCCGCAGGCCAGGACCGCACCTGATCTTTGGCGGCCCCGGCGCGCACCGCGCCGCCCGGGAGGGGCCGCGGCCGGTTTCTCGTGATCGGTGAGGGGTAGCCGTCCGACCATGTCGCGCGGAGGCGGGCACGGCGAGAGGGGCCACCGGGGCGTCCCCCACACCGCCGACCTGCGGATCGAGGCGTGGGGGCCGACGCGGGAGGGCTGCGTCGCCGAGGCGGTGGCCGGGCTCGTGGAGTCGTTCGCCGACGTCTCCGGCGTCCGCCCGTCCGGCGGGATCCGGGTGGACGTGCCGCCGGGGCCGGACGCGGACCTGCTCGTCGCCGTCCTGGACGAGGTGATCTACCGCCTGGACGTCGACGGCGTCCTGGTCCTGGACGCCGAGATCGCGGCGGCGCCGGACGGCGGGCTCACCGCCCGGCTCGCGACCGGGGACGCGGCGGAGGCGGTGGCGACGGGCGCCGTGCCCAAGGCGGTGTCGCTGCACGAACTGCGGTTCGGCCGGGACGGCCGCGGCTGGTCCTGCGCCGTGACGATCGACGTGTGACGGGCGGCGCGCCAGACCGCGGCGCGTGACCGGCCCGGTCAGCCCTTCACGACGCCCAGCGGGACGAGCCGGGCGACCTTCCGGCAGAGCCCGGCGCCCTCCCCGGCCTCGACCACGGCGGACACGTCCTTGTAGGCGTCCGGCGCCTCCTCGGCCAGCCCGCGCCATGACGACGGCCGCACGGCGATGCCCCGCTCCTCCAGCTCCGCCCGCAACTCCTTGCCGCTGACGCCGCGCGCGGCCTGGTGGCGGCTGCGCACCCGTCCGGCGCCGTGGCACGTGGACGCGAACGCGGGCCCGCCCGGCACGCCCGTCAGGACGTAGGACGAGGTCCCCATCGTCCCGGGGATCAGCACCGGCTGGCCGGCCTCCCGCAGGTCCGGTGGCAGATCGGGATGGCCGGGCGGCAGGGCGCGGGTGGCGCCCTTGCGGTGCACGCACAGCCGCCGCCGCTCGCCGTCCACCCCGTGCTCCTCGAGCTTGGCCAGGTTGTGCGAGACGTCGTAGACCAGGTCGAGCCGGGCGCCCGCGACCCGCCGGAACACCCGGCGCGCCGCCTGGGCGAGCAGCTGCCGGTTGGCGCGGCCGTAGTTGGCCGCCGCCGCCATCGCGCCCAGGTAGGCGCGGCCCTCGGCGGACTCGACGGGGGCGCAGGCGAGCTGGCGGTCGGGGACCTCGATGCCGTGCCGCGGCATCGCCGCCTCCATCGCCCGGACGTGGTCGGTGCAGATCTGGTGGCCGAGCCCGCGCGACCCGCAGTGGATCATGACGCAGACCTGCCCCGGCCGCAGCCCGAACGCCCCGGCCACGTCCGCGTCGTAGACCTCGGCGACCCGCTGCACCTCCAGGAAGTGGTTGCCCGAGCCGAGGCTGCCGACCTGGCGGGCGCCGCGCTCCACCGCGCGCTCGCTCACCCGGCCGGGGTCGGCGCCCGCGACCGCTCCCGCGTCCTCGCACCGGCGCAGGTCGCGCTCGTCCCCGTGGCCCCGCTCGACCGCGTACCGCGCTCCCCCGGTGAGGATGCCGGTCAGCTCCCGCCGTCCCGGCAGGTGCCAGACCGCGCCCTTGCCCATGCCGCGGGGGATGACGGGGTCGAGGCCGTCCATCAGGTCGCGCAGGACGGGGGCGAGGCCGGAGGCGTCGATGTCCGCCGCCAGCAGCCGGACGCCGCACGAGATGTCGAACCCGACGCCGCCGGGCGAGACCACGCCGCCCTCGCGCGGATCGGTCGCCGCCACGCCGCCGATCGGGAAGCCGTATCCGAGGTGGATGTCGGGCATGGCATAGGAGGCCTCGACCACGCCCGGGAGCATGGCGACGTGGACGACCTGCTCGATCGCGTTCTCGGCGGGCTCCAGCAGCTCCCGCGACGCGAACACCACGCCGGGCACGCGCATGGCGCCGGTCGGCTCGATCCGGAACCGGTAGGGCCCCTCCTCGATCAGGTCGGCGGTCACAGGGCGGGGCTACCCCCGGCCCCGCCCCTCATGCGCCGTCGCAGGTCAGCGCCCGAAGGGTGCACGCGCTCCAGGCGGGTAGCGTGCGAACCATGCTCGCCGAACCCGCGCCCGCGCTGAGCGACCTCGCGCTCGGGCTGGTCGTGGTGGCGCTCGCGGTCCGGCTGGGACGGACGCCGGCGCCGCATCGGCACTGGCGCACGGCCTTCTGGTGGGCCGGGGCCGCGGCGCTCGCCGGCTCCGTCCACCACGGCCTGGTCAAGCACTCGCAGGAATGGTCGGGGCCGAGCTGGGCCCTGATCAGCGCCATGGTCGTCGTCGCGGTGTCCTACCTGCTGGCGGCCACCGTCGCCGAGGTGCTCGGCCCGCGCCACGGCCGGACGTTCTGGCTGCTGCGCTCCGTGGGGATCGGCGCCTACATCGTCCTCGCCGTGACCGGGCACGCCGGGGTCGGCGCCCTGCTCGCCTGCGAGAGCCTGACGATGGTGTGCATCCTCGCGCTCTGGGGCCGGGCGGCCCGGCACCGCCACCCGATGGCCGTCCCGGTGATCGTCGCGCTGGTCGCCAGCGCCGCGGCGGCCGCGACCAAGGCGATCGACCCGAGCGTCACCCGCGGCGTCGCGCTGGACCCGACCTCGGTCTACCACCTCGCCCAGATCGTCGGCATGGTGCTGCTCTACCTGGCGGTCAGCAACCCGCGCCGCCCGGACCGCGAGCGGCGCGCCCTTCCCGGATAGCACGCGGCCGCCCGGGACGGCACGGGCTCGGCGGGTCGCGCGGCACCGGCGGACAGCACTGGCCACGGTGGCACATTCCCCTAACGGAGGTGTCTTCCTTCTGTGCTGAAGGGTGCCCTTTCGGACACGGACGGTCACCGTTAGCTTTCAACCCGTGATCCCAAGCCACCGTCCCCGTGGAGGAAAGCGTTCATGACGGCCATCGCCAGCGTCTACCAGCACGACGTCGCCACCTACTGGAACACCGAGCGCAACCCGGTCAACCTGCGCCTCGGCGACGTTTCGGGGATCTACCACCACCACTACGGCATCGGCGAGGTGGACTGGTCGGTCCTGGAGACCCCGGAGGACGCCCGCGAAGAGGCGGTCATCGCCGAGCTGCACCGGCTGGAGAACGCCCAGGCCCGGTTCCTGCTCGAACACCTCGGCGACATCAGGCCCGACCACCGGCTGATGGACGCCGGCTCGGGCCGCGGCGGATCCAGCATCATGGCCAACGCCGCCTTCGGCTGCCAGGTCGACGGGGTGTCGATCTCCCAGGCGCAGGTCGACTTCGCCAACGGGCAGGCCGCCGAGCGCGGCGTGTCCGACAAGGTCCGGTTCCACTTCAAGAACATGCTCGACACCGGGTTCGAGGCGGGGGCGTTCCAGGCGATCTGGAACAACGAGTCGACGATGTA encodes:
- a CDS encoding SDR family oxidoreductase: MRYKIDKGTVVVVTGASGGIGRAAAVAFARRGARVALLARGDEGLESAASDVEAAGGRALPISVDVADPRAVDEAAERAEKELGPIGVWVNVAFSSVFAPFWEIEPEEFRRTTEVTYLGYVNGTRAALRRMMPRDRGVIVQCGSALAYRGIPLQSAYCGSKHAVQGLHDSLRAELMHERSGVKLTMVQMPAVNTPQFDWVLNRMPRRPQPVPPIYQPEIAADALVYAAEHPRRREYWVGASTVGTLLADKFATGLLDRYLARTGFASQQTEQRTRPDQPANLWEPADDAPGHDHGSHGRFDEQAHARSPQVWAGRHKYLVGAATAGAAAGAAAGAARLLRR
- a CDS encoding thiamine pyrophosphate-requiring protein, coding for MAQQVADYVLRRLTEWGVKRVYGYPGDGINGLLGAFDRAEGEPEFVQTRHEEMAAFMACGHAKFTGEVGVCAATSGPGAIHLLNGLYDAKLDHQPVVAIVGQQKRLAQGTHYQQEVNLENLFSDVSEFCQIVMHPGQMRHVIDRAFKTALTTRGVSTIIIPEDVQEADAVPSPPKEHGSVYSSVGWSRPRVLPDPDELRKAADVLNEGTKVAMLIGQGAAGAEAEVIETAELLGAGIAKALLGREVVPDDLPFVTGPIGLLGSKASDEMMMNCDVLFMIGTSFPYAEWLPDEGSCRGVEIDIDGRMIGIRYPMDAHVVGDAKETLRELIPLLRRKEDRSWREEIEENVRAWDAVMDKRAAQSFEGKINPQAVAHELSPLLPDGAILTADSGSATNWWARHIKLRDGMRASLSGTLATMGPGVPYAIAARFAYPDRPVICFVGDGAFQMNGMNEMLTVKRYADRMAGSPLIFAVFNNQDLNQVTWEQRAMGGDPKYEGSQRIPDFPYSKYAELCGLKGIYCDDPGKVTDAWREALASDRPVVLEFVVDNEIAPIPPHIMKDQARKAVKAGLRDPQKLGIAARGFRQKLTDMYENMPGRRHD
- a CDS encoding LOG family protein, with protein sequence MNSRKPLAVCVFCSSSGKIDRRYVDLAAEAGAELARRGHSLVSGGAQVSCMGAVARAARAGGARTVGVIPEGLVSVEISDEDNDELVVTADMRARKGEMDRRSDAFLVLPGGIGTLEELFEVWTARVLTMHDKPIVILDPTGVYEPLRELMKGLTEQGFARPKIWDAVGWTDSVPEAFDLLERSQPRIEFSPEDYAEAEL
- a CDS encoding ABC transporter permease: MSAAVHEARAARPSRATPMRSLTGTGGLIRLILRRDRFLLPSWVIVLALIPINFVAATDSLYPTAAERLAYGRTTGNNPTFLALYGPLYDTSLGAIIAQRSGFIPVVVALISVLTVVRHTRTEEEAGRRELLGATVTGRGAGLAAALAVTMAANLVLAALLTAGLVAQGLPFAGSLAFGLQLAAAGCVFAAVAGVTAQLSEGAGAARGTAIAALGAAFVVRMAADVGGAGNELSWLGWLSPLGWENRLRAYGGERWWTLLPVAALTALLVAAAGLLSARRDVGAGVLPPRLGSADAPRLLSGSLGLGWRLQSRALYGWLAGFAALGVVYGAVAGGVGDMVKDNPDLAKIFTRLGGQGGITDAYFASIMSMLGLIAAAYAVSATLRLRTEETAQRAEPLLATPVGRLRWASGHLVFALLGPVAGLGVAGLAAGLAHGLDTGDPGREVPRVLLAALAQLPAVWLVAAIALALFGLAPRLTGGAWAAVGVFAVVTLFGAGLDLNQWVLDVSPFTHVPKLPGHAFTAVPLLWLLAVAAVLSALGLLGLRRRDLATA
- a CDS encoding AAA family ATPase, with amino-acid sequence MAALASDAELLLLDEPTSGLDPLMEEVFQECVREERRDGRTVLLSSHILSEVEALCDRVTIIRKGVAVESGTLDELRHLTRTSIDAELASSPDGLPLPGAHDVRIDGNKIRFEVDTPELDAALRQLTEVGVRSLSSRPPTLEELFLRHYKDELASEAAR
- a CDS encoding TetR/AcrR family transcriptional regulator, with protein sequence MATRERADDLTGRARIRDAALLEFAEHGVKGATIRGIAKAAGVSPALVQHHYGTKEALRAACDEHVIEVIRETKQEALRGGMANPSFLGIAMRTALPVQRYLARALTDRSAAAAVLFDDAVAFSEEMLERGAPGMAAPSTDDLHGYATVLTGMSFGVIVLHEHMSRALGADVLLGDGYPRMALAMLDVLDDRLLSPELVAQARAALKNLPAPGGRPLDEEDR
- a CDS encoding S1C family serine protease, coding for MDRSARARGCAAALAGAVVLAGCSGKSENAGRAGNAGPASVRTSAPVSGAGSDLQQQYVKVVDAVLPSVVKIQTDQGEGSGVVFDAQGDIVTNAHVVAGAKKIQVTSSGGGSPANASMVGAFAADDLAVIKVGGVSLKPASWGESGKAQVGQIVLAMGNPLGLSGSVTNGIVSALHRTVSTKGEGAFQGSTIADAIQTSADINPGNSGGALVTLDGQVIGIPTAAASDPQIGAAAPGIGFATPSDTVKRIVPQLIESGKVSNSGRAALGVVVRTIVDPQTGRRSAVAVVEVEKGGGAAKAGIRPGDLILSVNGVATPDQTALTTVLADLRPGQTVKVELQRPDGSKKQVQVTLGQLPGG
- a CDS encoding archease translates to MSRGGGHGERGHRGVPHTADLRIEAWGPTREGCVAEAVAGLVESFADVSGVRPSGGIRVDVPPGPDADLLVAVLDEVIYRLDVDGVLVLDAEIAAAPDGGLTARLATGDAAEAVATGAVPKAVSLHELRFGRDGRGWSCAVTIDV
- a CDS encoding RtcB family protein, coding for MTADLIEEGPYRFRIEPTGAMRVPGVVFASRELLEPAENAIEQVVHVAMLPGVVEASYAMPDIHLGYGFPIGGVAATDPREGGVVSPGGVGFDISCGVRLLAADIDASGLAPVLRDLMDGLDPVIPRGMGKGAVWHLPGRRELTGILTGGARYAVERGHGDERDLRRCEDAGAVAGADPGRVSERAVERGARQVGSLGSGNHFLEVQRVAEVYDADVAGAFGLRPGQVCVMIHCGSRGLGHQICTDHVRAMEAAMPRHGIEVPDRQLACAPVESAEGRAYLGAMAAAANYGRANRQLLAQAARRVFRRVAGARLDLVYDVSHNLAKLEEHGVDGERRRLCVHRKGATRALPPGHPDLPPDLREAGQPVLIPGTMGTSSYVLTGVPGGPAFASTCHGAGRVRSRHQAARGVSGKELRAELEERGIAVRPSSWRGLAEEAPDAYKDVSAVVEAGEGAGLCRKVARLVPLGVVKG
- a CDS encoding DUF6962 family protein, with amino-acid sequence MLAEPAPALSDLALGLVVVALAVRLGRTPAPHRHWRTAFWWAGAAALAGSVHHGLVKHSQEWSGPSWALISAMVVVAVSYLLAATVAEVLGPRHGRTFWLLRSVGIGAYIVLAVTGHAGVGALLACESLTMVCILALWGRAARHRHPMAVPVIVALVASAAAAATKAIDPSVTRGVALDPTSVYHLAQIVGMVLLYLAVSNPRRPDRERRALPG